A part of Scophthalmus maximus strain ysfricsl-2021 chromosome 20, ASM2237912v1, whole genome shotgun sequence genomic DNA contains:
- the sema4d gene encoding semaphorin-4D isoform X1, producing the protein MYQYSLADAMTDKGNFTVPKLSESNMGFGVLGVFLGLLLEVSTHGPHAVPRTSWRHQDLDLMEFSEPGISNYSTLLLSEKRDALYVGAREAIFELSKKNVTVRNNKVQWTVAENPMLMCTLKGKSKERDCLNYIRVLQFVDDKRLYVCGTHAFQPQCDYLNLADFSLDGRAEDGRGQCSFDPSQSFTTVMVDGELYSGTAFNFLGSEPIISRYSPYQSLLRTEYSTSWLNEPSFVFADVIREERNQAYGEDDKIYYFFTEVSVEYEFFGKLLIPRVARVCKGDLGGQRTLQKKWTSFLKAKLVCSMPELNFVFNVVHDVFILKGSDWRDTVIYGVFTSQWGNVGLSAVCAYDMTAVEDVFSKGKYMQKATVEQSHTKWVRYNGITPSPRPGACVNNQMRQQNISSSLHLPDKTLQFVKDHPLLEDPVLPIGNGPRLITKDINYTQIVVERVRALDGIIYDVIFTGTDKGVLHKSVVFEGDVHIVEEIQLLKNSEPIKNLLLSSETRSLYAGSDSGVVQSPTAFCGRYPSCGDCVLARDPYCAWDRRTAACVNILDTPTQQHGKLIQSLDGDADKCPSVPGLSLKDYQQATVKPGSSVDLPCLVQSNRAQVMWKSNSSVLTEASRFHLIGENGLLIYSVAPEDQGHYECWSVEWAPAAGKNFSRLLAGYILTLDLPPRAPHQAGHMTTTLGSQESSSTHAAEGNVKTEGAPLTSALAPPSSTASVLFTSPPQTDSSLTQPPSSTVKIQPKLLPPSASVHRPDNQDPAAEYLQHNNSIALLFLFLLFFLLFLAALAYNCYMQYLPAPCLRMRAALLGSHKSASQPEYCACEAGLMEASATDKINMTEQPTQNGSKATQHLRALRDTGYETEPECGNGRVPSHSFGDDSPSQEKPFDVDCESQPIQFADADEPYC; encoded by the exons AGGAAACTTCACAGTTCCCAAGTTATCAGAGTCTAACATGGGATTTGGCGTGCTGGGAGTGTTTCTGGGTCTGCTCCTGGAGGTCTCCACCCACGGACCCCACGCTGTGCCTCGGACATCCTGGAGACACCAAG ATTTAGATCTGATGGAGTTCTCGGAGCCCGGGATCTCCAACTACTCCACGTTGTTGCTGAGCGAGAAAAGGGACGCGCTGTACGTGGGAGCCCGGGAGGCCATCTTTGAGCTCAGCAAGAAGAATGTGACAGTCAGAAACAACAAG GTTCAGTGGACAGTTGCAGAAAACCCCATGCTGATGTGCACGCTTAAAGGAAAATCAAAAGAG AGGGATTGTCTGAACTACATTCGAGTGCTCCAATTCGTGGACGACAAGCGGCTTTACGTCTGTGGCACACACGCCTTTCAACCTCAGTGCGATTACTTG AACCTTGCTGACTTTTCATTGGACGGTCGAGCTGAAGATGGGAGGGGACAGTGCTCCTTTGACCCCTCACAAAGCTTTACCACTGTCATGGTCG ATGGAGAGCTGTACTCGGGGACAGCATTTAACTTCCTTGGCAGTGAACCGATTATTTCCAGATACTCTCCATACCAGTCCCTGCTGAGGACAGAGTACTCCACGTCCTGGCTCAATG agcccagttttgtttttgcggACGTGatcagagaagagagaaaccaAGCATATGGCGAGGACGACAAAATCTACTACTTCTTCACTGAGGTGTCGGTGGAATACGAGTTCTTTGGCAAGCTGCTCATCCCCAGGGTGGCGCGCGTCTGTAAG GGTGACCTCGGCGGGCAGCGCACTCTGCAGAAGAAGTGGACGTCCTTTCTCAAAGCCAAACTGGTGTGCTCCATGCCTGAGCTCAACTTTGTCTTTAATGTCGTGCACGATGTCTTCATCTTGAAGGGGTCCGACTGGAGGGACACGGTCATCTACGGCGTCTTTACCTCCCAGTg GGGCAACGTGGGCTTGTCAGCTGTATGCGCCTATGACATGACTGCTGTGGAGGATGTCTTCTCCAAGGGCAAGTACATGCAGAAGGCCACAGTGGAGCAGTCTCACACCAAGTGGGTGCGGTACAATGGCATCACTCCTTCTCCACGTCCTGGAGCA TGTGTTAACAACCAGATGCGACAACAGAACATCAGCAGCTCTCTCCACCTGCCAGACAAGACCCTTCAGTTTGTAAAGGACCACCCCCTGCTGGAGGATCCCGTCCTGCCCATCGGCAACGGGCCGCGCCTCATCACCAAAGACATCAACTACACCCAGATCGTTGTGGAGAGGGTCCGGGCGCTTGATGGGATCATCTATGACGTAATCTTCACTGGAACAG ATAAGGGTGTCCTGCACAAGTCAGTGGTGTTCGAAGGCGACGTTCATATTGTGGAGGAGATCCAGCTGCTGAAGAACTCTGAGCCCATCAAGAACTTACTGCTGTCCTCGGAG ACACGATCCCTGTACGCCGGTTCAGACTCTGGCGTTGTCCAGTCACCCACCGCCTTCTGTGGCAGGTACCCGTCCTGCGGCGACTGTGTCTTGGCACGAGACCCGTACTGCGCCTGGGACCGCCGCACAGCTGCCTGCGTCAATATCTTGGATACTCCCACTCAACAGCATGG gaaaCTAATCCAGAGCCTGGATGGAGACGCTGACAAGTGTCCTTCAG TGCCTGGTCTCTCTTTGAAGGACTACCAGCAGGCGACAGTAAAACCGGGGAGCTCTGTTGATCTGCCATGCCTGGTGCAGTCCAACCGAGCCCAGGTGATGTGGAAGTCCAACAGCTCGGTCCTCACAGAGGCCTCGCGCTTCCACCTCATAGGCGAAAACGGTCTCCTTATTTACAGCGTGGCCCCAGAGGATCAAGGTCACTACGAGTGCTGGTCCGTGGAATGGGCCCCCGCTGCCGGGAAGAACTTCAGCCGCCTCCTGGCTGGATACATCCTCACTCTGGATCTCCCGCCCAGAGCCCCGCACCAGGCGGGCCACATGACCACCACCCTCGGCAGCCAGGAGTCATCGAGCACACATGCTGCTGAAGGTAATGTTAAGACAGAAGGAGCCCCACTAACTTCAGCCCTTGCCCCTCCCAGCTCCACAGCCTCGGTCCTCTTTACCTCCCCACCCCAAACTGACTCATCACTAACCCAGCCCCCCAGCAGCACAGTCAAGATCCAGCCAAAGCTTCTCCCCCCAAGCGCCAGTGTTCACCGCCCAGACAACCAGGACCCAGCAGCTGAATATTtgcagcacaacaacagcatcgccctcctcttcctcttcttgctgttcttcctcctcttcctggctGCATTGGCCTACAACTGCTACATGCAGTACCTTCCAGCTCCCTGCCTGCGCATGCGAGCTGCGCTGCTGGGCAGTCACAAGAGCGCCAGTCAGCCTGAGTATTGTGCCTGTGAAGCAGGCCTAATGGAAGCATCTGCGACTGACAAAATCAACATGACGGAGCAGCCGACGCAGAACGGCAGCAAGGCCACGCAGCACCTCCGGGCGCTCCGTGACACAGGGTACGAGACTGAGCCGGAGTGCGGCAACGGTCGGGTCCCCTCCCACAGCTTTGGAGACGACAGCCCGTCCCAGGAGAAACCTTTCGATGTGGACTGTGAATCTCAGCCCATCCAGTTTGCAGATGCCGATGAACCTTACTGCTAG
- the sema4d gene encoding semaphorin-4D isoform X3: MYQYSLADAMTDKGNFTVPKLSESNMGFGVLGVFLGLLLEVSTHGPHAVPRTSWRHQDLDLMEFSEPGISNYSTLLLSEKRDALYVGAREAIFELSKKNVTVRNNKVQWTVAENPMLMCTLKGKSKERDCLNYIRVLQFVDDKRLYVCGTHAFQPQCDYLNLADFSLDGRAEDGRGQCSFDPSQSFTTVMVDGELYSGTAFNFLGSEPIISRYSPYQSLLRTEYSTSWLNEPSFVFADVIREERNQAYGEDDKIYYFFTEVSVEYEFFGKLLIPRVARVCKGDLGGQRTLQKKWTSFLKAKLVCSMPELNFVFNVVHDVFILKGSDWRDTVIYGVFTSQWGNVGLSAVCAYDMTAVEDVFSKGKYMQKATVEQSHTKWVRYNGITPSPRPGACVNNQMRQQNISSSLHLPDKTLQFVKDHPLLEDPVLPIGNGPRLITKDINYTQIVVERVRALDGIIYDVIFTGTDKGVLHKSVVFEGDVHIVEEIQLLKNSEPIKNLLLSSETRSLYAGSDSGVVQSPTAFCGRYPSCGDCVLARDPYCAWDRRTAACVNILDTPTQQHGKLIQSLDGDADKCPSVPGLSLKDYQQATVKPGSSVDLPCLVQSNRAQVMWKSNSSVLTEASRFHLIGENGLLIYSVAPEDQGHYECWSVEWAPAAGKNFSRLLAGYILTLDLPPRAPHQAGHMTTTLGSQESSSTHAAEASSPVDTSSSLSTSGSSPPSVLPSSSSSSSSSTSASSAMPHSVEAREAEVRLLPPLLKDQAWGVHAQEAFLLFCLALGPSDVHIHWLINGHTLDTPIMEYRRPLGQREVLVSSWLREGPLIKDARYHCVAEASTGNDMSEVDVRLTIGDEESIPSRDLNQWRGALTEHEQLLKRWEKAWESCDGH; the protein is encoded by the exons AGGAAACTTCACAGTTCCCAAGTTATCAGAGTCTAACATGGGATTTGGCGTGCTGGGAGTGTTTCTGGGTCTGCTCCTGGAGGTCTCCACCCACGGACCCCACGCTGTGCCTCGGACATCCTGGAGACACCAAG ATTTAGATCTGATGGAGTTCTCGGAGCCCGGGATCTCCAACTACTCCACGTTGTTGCTGAGCGAGAAAAGGGACGCGCTGTACGTGGGAGCCCGGGAGGCCATCTTTGAGCTCAGCAAGAAGAATGTGACAGTCAGAAACAACAAG GTTCAGTGGACAGTTGCAGAAAACCCCATGCTGATGTGCACGCTTAAAGGAAAATCAAAAGAG AGGGATTGTCTGAACTACATTCGAGTGCTCCAATTCGTGGACGACAAGCGGCTTTACGTCTGTGGCACACACGCCTTTCAACCTCAGTGCGATTACTTG AACCTTGCTGACTTTTCATTGGACGGTCGAGCTGAAGATGGGAGGGGACAGTGCTCCTTTGACCCCTCACAAAGCTTTACCACTGTCATGGTCG ATGGAGAGCTGTACTCGGGGACAGCATTTAACTTCCTTGGCAGTGAACCGATTATTTCCAGATACTCTCCATACCAGTCCCTGCTGAGGACAGAGTACTCCACGTCCTGGCTCAATG agcccagttttgtttttgcggACGTGatcagagaagagagaaaccaAGCATATGGCGAGGACGACAAAATCTACTACTTCTTCACTGAGGTGTCGGTGGAATACGAGTTCTTTGGCAAGCTGCTCATCCCCAGGGTGGCGCGCGTCTGTAAG GGTGACCTCGGCGGGCAGCGCACTCTGCAGAAGAAGTGGACGTCCTTTCTCAAAGCCAAACTGGTGTGCTCCATGCCTGAGCTCAACTTTGTCTTTAATGTCGTGCACGATGTCTTCATCTTGAAGGGGTCCGACTGGAGGGACACGGTCATCTACGGCGTCTTTACCTCCCAGTg GGGCAACGTGGGCTTGTCAGCTGTATGCGCCTATGACATGACTGCTGTGGAGGATGTCTTCTCCAAGGGCAAGTACATGCAGAAGGCCACAGTGGAGCAGTCTCACACCAAGTGGGTGCGGTACAATGGCATCACTCCTTCTCCACGTCCTGGAGCA TGTGTTAACAACCAGATGCGACAACAGAACATCAGCAGCTCTCTCCACCTGCCAGACAAGACCCTTCAGTTTGTAAAGGACCACCCCCTGCTGGAGGATCCCGTCCTGCCCATCGGCAACGGGCCGCGCCTCATCACCAAAGACATCAACTACACCCAGATCGTTGTGGAGAGGGTCCGGGCGCTTGATGGGATCATCTATGACGTAATCTTCACTGGAACAG ATAAGGGTGTCCTGCACAAGTCAGTGGTGTTCGAAGGCGACGTTCATATTGTGGAGGAGATCCAGCTGCTGAAGAACTCTGAGCCCATCAAGAACTTACTGCTGTCCTCGGAG ACACGATCCCTGTACGCCGGTTCAGACTCTGGCGTTGTCCAGTCACCCACCGCCTTCTGTGGCAGGTACCCGTCCTGCGGCGACTGTGTCTTGGCACGAGACCCGTACTGCGCCTGGGACCGCCGCACAGCTGCCTGCGTCAATATCTTGGATACTCCCACTCAACAGCATGG gaaaCTAATCCAGAGCCTGGATGGAGACGCTGACAAGTGTCCTTCAG TGCCTGGTCTCTCTTTGAAGGACTACCAGCAGGCGACAGTAAAACCGGGGAGCTCTGTTGATCTGCCATGCCTGGTGCAGTCCAACCGAGCCCAGGTGATGTGGAAGTCCAACAGCTCGGTCCTCACAGAGGCCTCGCGCTTCCACCTCATAGGCGAAAACGGTCTCCTTATTTACAGCGTGGCCCCAGAGGATCAAGGTCACTACGAGTGCTGGTCCGTGGAATGGGCCCCCGCTGCCGGGAAGAACTTCAGCCGCCTCCTGGCTGGATACATCCTCACTCTGGATCTCCCGCCCAGAGCCCCGCACCAGGCGGGCCACATGACCACCACCCTCGGCAGCCAGGAGTCATCGAGCACACATGCTGCTGAAG cctcctctcctgtcgacacttcatcctccctctccacatCTGGAAGTagccctccctctgtcctcccttcctcctcctcttcctcttcctcctctacctccgcctcctctgccATGCCCCACAGTGTGGAGGCTCGGGAGGCAGAGGTGAGACTTTTGCCTCCCCTGCTGAAGGACCAGGCCTGGGGGGTTCATGCCCAGGAGGCCTTCCTGCTCTTCTGCCTCGCCTTGG GTCCCAGTGATGTCCACATTCACTGGCTAATTAATGGACACACTCTGGACACCCCCATAATGGAGTACCGCCGGCCACTGGGGCAGAGAGAGGTACTAGTGAGCAGCTGGCTCCGCGAGGGGCCGCTGATCAAGGACGCCCGTTACCACTGTGTCGCTGAGGCCAGCACAGGAAATGACATGTCTGAGGTGGACGTCCGCCTCACTATCGGAG ATGAGGAGAGCATTCCATCCAGGGATTTGAACCAATGGAGAGGTGCACTCACAGAGCATGAGCAACTGCTAAAGAGATGGGAAAAGGCCTGG GAAAGCTGTGACGGCCACTGA
- the sema4d gene encoding semaphorin-4D isoform X4, which yields MYQYSLADAMTDKGNFTVPKLSESNMGFGVLGVFLGLLLEVSTHGPHAVPRTSWRHQDLDLMEFSEPGISNYSTLLLSEKRDALYVGAREAIFELSKKNVTVRNNKVQWTVAENPMLMCTLKGKSKERDCLNYIRVLQFVDDKRLYVCGTHAFQPQCDYLNLADFSLDGRAEDGRGQCSFDPSQSFTTVMVDGELYSGTAFNFLGSEPIISRYSPYQSLLRTEYSTSWLNEPSFVFADVIREERNQAYGEDDKIYYFFTEVSVEYEFFGKLLIPRVARVCKGDLGGQRTLQKKWTSFLKAKLVCSMPELNFVFNVVHDVFILKGSDWRDTVIYGVFTSQWGNVGLSAVCAYDMTAVEDVFSKGKYMQKATVEQSHTKWVRYNGITPSPRPGACVNNQMRQQNISSSLHLPDKTLQFVKDHPLLEDPVLPIGNGPRLITKDINYTQIVVERVRALDGIIYDVIFTGTDKGVLHKSVVFEGDVHIVEEIQLLKNSEPIKNLLLSSETRSLYAGSDSGVVQSPTAFCGRYPSCGDCVLARDPYCAWDRRTAACVNILDTPTQQHGKLIQSLDGDADKCPSVPGLSLKDYQQATVKPGSSVDLPCLVQSNRAQVMWKSNSSVLTEASRFHLIGENGLLIYSVAPEDQGHYECWSVEWAPAAGKNFSRLLAGYILTLDLPPRAPHQAGHMTTTLGSQESSSTHAAEASSPVDTSSSLSTSGSSPPSVLPSSSSSSSSSTSASSAMPHSVEAREAEVRLLPPLLKDQAWGVHAQEAFLLFCLALGKL from the exons AGGAAACTTCACAGTTCCCAAGTTATCAGAGTCTAACATGGGATTTGGCGTGCTGGGAGTGTTTCTGGGTCTGCTCCTGGAGGTCTCCACCCACGGACCCCACGCTGTGCCTCGGACATCCTGGAGACACCAAG ATTTAGATCTGATGGAGTTCTCGGAGCCCGGGATCTCCAACTACTCCACGTTGTTGCTGAGCGAGAAAAGGGACGCGCTGTACGTGGGAGCCCGGGAGGCCATCTTTGAGCTCAGCAAGAAGAATGTGACAGTCAGAAACAACAAG GTTCAGTGGACAGTTGCAGAAAACCCCATGCTGATGTGCACGCTTAAAGGAAAATCAAAAGAG AGGGATTGTCTGAACTACATTCGAGTGCTCCAATTCGTGGACGACAAGCGGCTTTACGTCTGTGGCACACACGCCTTTCAACCTCAGTGCGATTACTTG AACCTTGCTGACTTTTCATTGGACGGTCGAGCTGAAGATGGGAGGGGACAGTGCTCCTTTGACCCCTCACAAAGCTTTACCACTGTCATGGTCG ATGGAGAGCTGTACTCGGGGACAGCATTTAACTTCCTTGGCAGTGAACCGATTATTTCCAGATACTCTCCATACCAGTCCCTGCTGAGGACAGAGTACTCCACGTCCTGGCTCAATG agcccagttttgtttttgcggACGTGatcagagaagagagaaaccaAGCATATGGCGAGGACGACAAAATCTACTACTTCTTCACTGAGGTGTCGGTGGAATACGAGTTCTTTGGCAAGCTGCTCATCCCCAGGGTGGCGCGCGTCTGTAAG GGTGACCTCGGCGGGCAGCGCACTCTGCAGAAGAAGTGGACGTCCTTTCTCAAAGCCAAACTGGTGTGCTCCATGCCTGAGCTCAACTTTGTCTTTAATGTCGTGCACGATGTCTTCATCTTGAAGGGGTCCGACTGGAGGGACACGGTCATCTACGGCGTCTTTACCTCCCAGTg GGGCAACGTGGGCTTGTCAGCTGTATGCGCCTATGACATGACTGCTGTGGAGGATGTCTTCTCCAAGGGCAAGTACATGCAGAAGGCCACAGTGGAGCAGTCTCACACCAAGTGGGTGCGGTACAATGGCATCACTCCTTCTCCACGTCCTGGAGCA TGTGTTAACAACCAGATGCGACAACAGAACATCAGCAGCTCTCTCCACCTGCCAGACAAGACCCTTCAGTTTGTAAAGGACCACCCCCTGCTGGAGGATCCCGTCCTGCCCATCGGCAACGGGCCGCGCCTCATCACCAAAGACATCAACTACACCCAGATCGTTGTGGAGAGGGTCCGGGCGCTTGATGGGATCATCTATGACGTAATCTTCACTGGAACAG ATAAGGGTGTCCTGCACAAGTCAGTGGTGTTCGAAGGCGACGTTCATATTGTGGAGGAGATCCAGCTGCTGAAGAACTCTGAGCCCATCAAGAACTTACTGCTGTCCTCGGAG ACACGATCCCTGTACGCCGGTTCAGACTCTGGCGTTGTCCAGTCACCCACCGCCTTCTGTGGCAGGTACCCGTCCTGCGGCGACTGTGTCTTGGCACGAGACCCGTACTGCGCCTGGGACCGCCGCACAGCTGCCTGCGTCAATATCTTGGATACTCCCACTCAACAGCATGG gaaaCTAATCCAGAGCCTGGATGGAGACGCTGACAAGTGTCCTTCAG TGCCTGGTCTCTCTTTGAAGGACTACCAGCAGGCGACAGTAAAACCGGGGAGCTCTGTTGATCTGCCATGCCTGGTGCAGTCCAACCGAGCCCAGGTGATGTGGAAGTCCAACAGCTCGGTCCTCACAGAGGCCTCGCGCTTCCACCTCATAGGCGAAAACGGTCTCCTTATTTACAGCGTGGCCCCAGAGGATCAAGGTCACTACGAGTGCTGGTCCGTGGAATGGGCCCCCGCTGCCGGGAAGAACTTCAGCCGCCTCCTGGCTGGATACATCCTCACTCTGGATCTCCCGCCCAGAGCCCCGCACCAGGCGGGCCACATGACCACCACCCTCGGCAGCCAGGAGTCATCGAGCACACATGCTGCTGAAG cctcctctcctgtcgacacttcatcctccctctccacatCTGGAAGTagccctccctctgtcctcccttcctcctcctcttcctcttcctcctctacctccgcctcctctgccATGCCCCACAGTGTGGAGGCTCGGGAGGCAGAGGTGAGACTTTTGCCTCCCCTGCTGAAGGACCAGGCCTGGGGGGTTCATGCCCAGGAGGCCTTCCTGCTCTTCTGCCTCGCCTTGG GAAAGCTGTGA
- the sema4d gene encoding semaphorin-4D isoform X2, which translates to MGFGVLGVFLGLLLEVSTHGPHAVPRTSWRHQDLDLMEFSEPGISNYSTLLLSEKRDALYVGAREAIFELSKKNVTVRNNKVQWTVAENPMLMCTLKGKSKERDCLNYIRVLQFVDDKRLYVCGTHAFQPQCDYLNLADFSLDGRAEDGRGQCSFDPSQSFTTVMVDGELYSGTAFNFLGSEPIISRYSPYQSLLRTEYSTSWLNEPSFVFADVIREERNQAYGEDDKIYYFFTEVSVEYEFFGKLLIPRVARVCKGDLGGQRTLQKKWTSFLKAKLVCSMPELNFVFNVVHDVFILKGSDWRDTVIYGVFTSQWGNVGLSAVCAYDMTAVEDVFSKGKYMQKATVEQSHTKWVRYNGITPSPRPGACVNNQMRQQNISSSLHLPDKTLQFVKDHPLLEDPVLPIGNGPRLITKDINYTQIVVERVRALDGIIYDVIFTGTDKGVLHKSVVFEGDVHIVEEIQLLKNSEPIKNLLLSSETRSLYAGSDSGVVQSPTAFCGRYPSCGDCVLARDPYCAWDRRTAACVNILDTPTQQHGKLIQSLDGDADKCPSVPGLSLKDYQQATVKPGSSVDLPCLVQSNRAQVMWKSNSSVLTEASRFHLIGENGLLIYSVAPEDQGHYECWSVEWAPAAGKNFSRLLAGYILTLDLPPRAPHQAGHMTTTLGSQESSSTHAAEGNVKTEGAPLTSALAPPSSTASVLFTSPPQTDSSLTQPPSSTVKIQPKLLPPSASVHRPDNQDPAAEYLQHNNSIALLFLFLLFFLLFLAALAYNCYMQYLPAPCLRMRAALLGSHKSASQPEYCACEAGLMEASATDKINMTEQPTQNGSKATQHLRALRDTGYETEPECGNGRVPSHSFGDDSPSQEKPFDVDCESQPIQFADADEPYC; encoded by the exons ATGGGATTTGGCGTGCTGGGAGTGTTTCTGGGTCTGCTCCTGGAGGTCTCCACCCACGGACCCCACGCTGTGCCTCGGACATCCTGGAGACACCAAG ATTTAGATCTGATGGAGTTCTCGGAGCCCGGGATCTCCAACTACTCCACGTTGTTGCTGAGCGAGAAAAGGGACGCGCTGTACGTGGGAGCCCGGGAGGCCATCTTTGAGCTCAGCAAGAAGAATGTGACAGTCAGAAACAACAAG GTTCAGTGGACAGTTGCAGAAAACCCCATGCTGATGTGCACGCTTAAAGGAAAATCAAAAGAG AGGGATTGTCTGAACTACATTCGAGTGCTCCAATTCGTGGACGACAAGCGGCTTTACGTCTGTGGCACACACGCCTTTCAACCTCAGTGCGATTACTTG AACCTTGCTGACTTTTCATTGGACGGTCGAGCTGAAGATGGGAGGGGACAGTGCTCCTTTGACCCCTCACAAAGCTTTACCACTGTCATGGTCG ATGGAGAGCTGTACTCGGGGACAGCATTTAACTTCCTTGGCAGTGAACCGATTATTTCCAGATACTCTCCATACCAGTCCCTGCTGAGGACAGAGTACTCCACGTCCTGGCTCAATG agcccagttttgtttttgcggACGTGatcagagaagagagaaaccaAGCATATGGCGAGGACGACAAAATCTACTACTTCTTCACTGAGGTGTCGGTGGAATACGAGTTCTTTGGCAAGCTGCTCATCCCCAGGGTGGCGCGCGTCTGTAAG GGTGACCTCGGCGGGCAGCGCACTCTGCAGAAGAAGTGGACGTCCTTTCTCAAAGCCAAACTGGTGTGCTCCATGCCTGAGCTCAACTTTGTCTTTAATGTCGTGCACGATGTCTTCATCTTGAAGGGGTCCGACTGGAGGGACACGGTCATCTACGGCGTCTTTACCTCCCAGTg GGGCAACGTGGGCTTGTCAGCTGTATGCGCCTATGACATGACTGCTGTGGAGGATGTCTTCTCCAAGGGCAAGTACATGCAGAAGGCCACAGTGGAGCAGTCTCACACCAAGTGGGTGCGGTACAATGGCATCACTCCTTCTCCACGTCCTGGAGCA TGTGTTAACAACCAGATGCGACAACAGAACATCAGCAGCTCTCTCCACCTGCCAGACAAGACCCTTCAGTTTGTAAAGGACCACCCCCTGCTGGAGGATCCCGTCCTGCCCATCGGCAACGGGCCGCGCCTCATCACCAAAGACATCAACTACACCCAGATCGTTGTGGAGAGGGTCCGGGCGCTTGATGGGATCATCTATGACGTAATCTTCACTGGAACAG ATAAGGGTGTCCTGCACAAGTCAGTGGTGTTCGAAGGCGACGTTCATATTGTGGAGGAGATCCAGCTGCTGAAGAACTCTGAGCCCATCAAGAACTTACTGCTGTCCTCGGAG ACACGATCCCTGTACGCCGGTTCAGACTCTGGCGTTGTCCAGTCACCCACCGCCTTCTGTGGCAGGTACCCGTCCTGCGGCGACTGTGTCTTGGCACGAGACCCGTACTGCGCCTGGGACCGCCGCACAGCTGCCTGCGTCAATATCTTGGATACTCCCACTCAACAGCATGG gaaaCTAATCCAGAGCCTGGATGGAGACGCTGACAAGTGTCCTTCAG TGCCTGGTCTCTCTTTGAAGGACTACCAGCAGGCGACAGTAAAACCGGGGAGCTCTGTTGATCTGCCATGCCTGGTGCAGTCCAACCGAGCCCAGGTGATGTGGAAGTCCAACAGCTCGGTCCTCACAGAGGCCTCGCGCTTCCACCTCATAGGCGAAAACGGTCTCCTTATTTACAGCGTGGCCCCAGAGGATCAAGGTCACTACGAGTGCTGGTCCGTGGAATGGGCCCCCGCTGCCGGGAAGAACTTCAGCCGCCTCCTGGCTGGATACATCCTCACTCTGGATCTCCCGCCCAGAGCCCCGCACCAGGCGGGCCACATGACCACCACCCTCGGCAGCCAGGAGTCATCGAGCACACATGCTGCTGAAGGTAATGTTAAGACAGAAGGAGCCCCACTAACTTCAGCCCTTGCCCCTCCCAGCTCCACAGCCTCGGTCCTCTTTACCTCCCCACCCCAAACTGACTCATCACTAACCCAGCCCCCCAGCAGCACAGTCAAGATCCAGCCAAAGCTTCTCCCCCCAAGCGCCAGTGTTCACCGCCCAGACAACCAGGACCCAGCAGCTGAATATTtgcagcacaacaacagcatcgccctcctcttcctcttcttgctgttcttcctcctcttcctggctGCATTGGCCTACAACTGCTACATGCAGTACCTTCCAGCTCCCTGCCTGCGCATGCGAGCTGCGCTGCTGGGCAGTCACAAGAGCGCCAGTCAGCCTGAGTATTGTGCCTGTGAAGCAGGCCTAATGGAAGCATCTGCGACTGACAAAATCAACATGACGGAGCAGCCGACGCAGAACGGCAGCAAGGCCACGCAGCACCTCCGGGCGCTCCGTGACACAGGGTACGAGACTGAGCCGGAGTGCGGCAACGGTCGGGTCCCCTCCCACAGCTTTGGAGACGACAGCCCGTCCCAGGAGAAACCTTTCGATGTGGACTGTGAATCTCAGCCCATCCAGTTTGCAGATGCCGATGAACCTTACTGCTAG